A part of Methanoculleus thermophilus genomic DNA contains:
- a CDS encoding dihydrolipoyl dehydrogenase family protein, producing the protein MPLCVDRVLAMEREYDLLVIGTGVAGSDIAWHCRDAGMRVAITDHQDYGGTCALRGCVPKRVLAGAAATVARVHNMQGRGVSGEVSIDWPELVAFERTFPGPIPRRKEEGFREAGIHTYHGFARFIGPNRVTVGNDTVTARYIVIATGARPHPLNVPGEDLVTTSDEFLYLDTLPERIVFIGGGYISFEFAHVAARANSKVTILQRSGRLLKGFDPDVVERLVLASKEIGIDVQANMPLRSIEKNGAGLRVRAGREGEEKTFEADMVVHGAGRVPMIEGLDLAAGNVATDRRGIVVNDYLQSVSNPAVYVAGDANPLSPQLTPVAVMDAHLVVDNILGGNVRTADYSVVPSVAFTTPPIASVGLTEKRAKEKGISYTVNAGDLSGRFTNRSIGERHVGYKLLVERETRRVIGAHLIGPHVEEVINIFALAIKHNLTVDDLALDAIPWAYPSGTYDIIHMIYPLVRK; encoded by the coding sequence ATGCCACTCTGTGTCGACCGGGTGCTCGCTATGGAGCGGGAGTACGATCTTCTTGTCATAGGGACCGGGGTCGCCGGTTCCGACATCGCCTGGCACTGCAGGGATGCCGGGATGCGGGTAGCGATCACGGATCATCAGGATTACGGCGGGACGTGCGCCCTTCGGGGGTGCGTCCCAAAGAGGGTGCTTGCCGGTGCCGCCGCGACAGTGGCCCGTGTTCACAATATGCAGGGGAGGGGGGTCTCGGGCGAGGTCTCGATCGACTGGCCAGAGCTCGTCGCTTTCGAACGCACGTTCCCCGGCCCCATTCCGAGACGGAAGGAGGAGGGCTTTCGGGAGGCGGGGATCCATACCTACCACGGGTTCGCACGGTTTATCGGGCCGAACCGGGTAACGGTCGGCAACGATACGGTCACGGCCCGCTACATCGTGATCGCCACCGGTGCCCGCCCCCATCCTTTGAACGTCCCGGGAGAGGACCTGGTCACAACGAGCGATGAGTTCCTCTACCTCGATACGCTTCCCGAGCGGATCGTCTTCATCGGCGGGGGCTATATCTCGTTTGAGTTTGCGCATGTTGCAGCAAGGGCCAACTCGAAGGTGACCATCCTCCAGCGGAGCGGGCGGCTCTTGAAGGGGTTCGACCCCGATGTGGTCGAGCGGCTGGTGCTGGCCTCAAAGGAGATCGGGATCGACGTGCAGGCGAATATGCCGCTTCGCTCGATCGAGAAGAATGGAGCGGGCCTGCGGGTGCGGGCCGGAAGAGAGGGCGAGGAGAAAACCTTCGAAGCCGATATGGTCGTTCACGGGGCCGGCCGGGTCCCGATGATTGAGGGCCTCGATCTGGCGGCCGGAAACGTCGCAACCGACCGCCGGGGCATCGTGGTCAACGATTACCTCCAGAGCGTCTCAAACCCCGCCGTCTACGTCGCCGGGGACGCAAACCCGCTAAGCCCGCAGCTGACGCCGGTGGCTGTGATGGACGCCCACCTCGTCGTCGACAACATCCTTGGCGGGAACGTGCGGACCGCGGACTACTCGGTCGTCCCGAGCGTCGCCTTCACAACCCCGCCCATCGCGTCCGTCGGGCTCACGGAGAAGCGGGCGAAGGAGAAGGGGATTTCATACACCGTCAACGCCGGCGACCTCTCGGGCCGCTTCACGAACCGGAGCATCGGCGAAAGACACGTCGGCTACAAACTCCTGGTCGAGCGCGAGACCCGCCGGGTCATCGGGGCGCACCTCATCGGTCCTCACGTCGAGGAGGTGATCAACATATTCGCCCTCGCTATCAAGCATAACCTGACGGTGGACGATCTCGCGCTGGACGCGATCCCGTGGGCTTACCCGAGCGGCACCTACGATATCATCCACATGATCTACCCGCTGGTGAGGAAGTGA